A stretch of DNA from Triticum dicoccoides isolate Atlit2015 ecotype Zavitan chromosome 2A, WEW_v2.0, whole genome shotgun sequence:
TAGGCTCTTGACTGAGGGAAGCAATGGCAGCTAGCGTCACAAGACCACGAGCACAAGCACAAACACGAACCAGGCTATTACACATCAATCAAAGGAATGATGTCGTGCTCGATCAAACCTTAGCTACGTCTTGACCAAACACAATGGCCTTTGTGTGTGATGAGATGACTGTATTCAACTTCTGAAAAATAAAGGAGCGCCTATACATCATGCACCATAATATTTTGTTTGCATCAGCCGCTTTTGTTCAGGACCGTTAGATCTTCATCCGAAAACAGATTGTGCATTGTTTATCTTCACCTCCCTCTTCTTCGTCACGTAGCCGATGGCTGACCCAGCCCTAACCGCCTACCTCCGCCCCCGGCGACTGGCGGCTGCTGCCACCTTGCCGCCCTGCCCTCCCCTTTGACCTCCTACCACCGTTGTGCTGGCCACTACCCCGACCATCCTTCTAAGTCTCGCCCTGATTAACAACTCCGCGACACCCTCCACCCCCACCCTCCACCCCCTGTTAAGTTTCTTACTCGCTCCAGCTGGCTATCGCCCACTCCCGCTCGTACACAACTCTATCTCGCCATGGTCGGCGCTCCTCATGCCGTCCCCGCCTTCGGTCTCGAGCGAAACGTATGACGCACAAAACAAAGGTATCTATTAATTAATAGACACGGAAAAATAAAATTGAACATCTGAAATGGGAGCATAAATACCTCACATTTTAATTAAGGAGAGAATCACCAGTTAATTAACAGAAACTTGGCAAAAACCGTTATAATAACACACCCAAGCACACTAGGCACCCTTGACCGACCTGACTACCAAAACACACTTCACAAGCTGGTTGCCTGTGAACATCATCGTCACTACTTCTCATCGAGCAAGTAACTTCGACTCGCCACATCATACCACAAATGGAGCCGGCACCACTTAAGCCACACAAAGCACACTTTGGCGTATGCCAAACAACTGGCCACACACACCAGCAACAAGACAATTTCAATTTTGAAGACGAGCAAGATAGGTGAGATATGCTCGGTTGGCTCCGTAAGTTCCAACTCCATCGATCAATGTAGAGGTCGAGAGTGTCctcctttttgaaacaataaagAACTTATCTCTTGTCCAAACTAATACACAGGTTAGATACAACAATTTCAACTCCATCAATCGATTTGGACACACGGACACAAAGATGTATCTCGATGTTTACTCCCTTGAATGAGAGCTAATTAGCATTAGAAGGATAGAAATTCCATGAAGGGAATCCAACACCACAATGGATCACCTTCTCCTCCTTGAGATATTACCATTAAGGCAATTCTCAACTACTCATGGTAGTCCCCTGTTCAAGAATTTatctgattaaccagttaacttgccgattaatctctATTCATAGGGTCACTgagtagccgataaactgataaatcggtcgattaattgattaaatagcTGATTAACTTGCCATTTAGCATATTAATCCCTACTCGCCAACCAACCGAGCGCCTACAAGTTAATGGTTTCCTCAACAATCTGGTAGACTCTGAAGCGGtctccaaacctttacaaacaatgtGGTAATCACAAATCGATTTCTCATCGAAGACTCTTACCGCCTAAAGGTCTCCAACCTCTAAGAGTAACAAAAGAATGCCATGGATAAAAAAAATGAttagtttttttttgcgggtaaaaaaAAATTAGTTAAAGTGTAGGGAATGAGTGGATCTTGCTTTGAAATGTTTCCCTCTTGAATCTCACCAAGAATCTCTTCAAGAATCAAACGACTATGGTTTGAGAGAAGTGGGAGAAGTTGGTGAAGGCTAGATCTGAAATAAGTGCCCAACAGGTGGGAAATACACTTTGGTTTCTGGTTGTATCTTAGTATCTACACCCTATATGAGGAAAAAAATACAAAATAATCAAAATACTTCAGAAGTTTGTATAGAATTAACTTGACTTTCTTTTGCACTAGTATATGAATTTCCACAGATAAAAAACCAGGGTTTGACTTCTGGACAAAAAAATTATTTGCTATTATGGGTGACTATTCACACTATTTTTGGCCGAAATTTTGTTTTTAGAggtcaaagggggggggggggtttcctTTTGTGGAATGTTTttcacaagtactccctccgtccggaattacttgtcacggaAATGGatggaaatagatgtatctataactaaaatacgtctagatacatccatttttatgacaagtatttccggacggagggaatacAATGGAAGGTCAAAATTTATTCAAAAATGTTTCAGATTTTTTGACCTTTtacttatttgctatttttcatataGGGTATAGATACACCGAGAAACCAGACGTCCGCGTCTCCAAGAGGTACCCTATCCGGCACTGGGCAGTGGATACCACACGAGCTCAGGGGAAAGAAGTTAAATAGACTTCAGAATATGACCGGCTGCTGACTATATCTGTCCATCAAAACGCCCTCAAACGTCGTTTGCAGTAAAAGAGAAAAGCCAACACAACACGCATCATGCTTACTGTCACGTTTAGAAATAAAACACTCCATAAGGTTTTTCTTTTGCCTTGAGCAGAAGCTTCTGCGCACGAACTCGCCTTGTCGGTTTACTTCATCAGTAGTACTGTAAGAGAGAAACATTTCATTCATTACATTCATGCACGGTTCAGAAAAGCACATATTTCCATCCCCACGGATTTGCATACGGCTGCATCTAAATGCTGGTTCGGTAGCTTATACAGAGAACAGGAAGCCTGCAGAACTTGGATAACGGCATGTGAAATGCCAGATTGTTTGCTCAGAAAATAACATCAACAAATTCCATATCAGCTAATGGAAGCCTATATTATAACTTGCTGCCTCTTCTACACGGAGTCCTTTTTGGCGTTTCTGTCCGATGGAAGGAACTGCTTTGCATAGTCGTGAACCTTTGATCCTGAACCTGACTGGTGATCATAGTACTCCACAAGCGCAGAACAACCCAAGGCAGCCAGAGTGAGGGCCTGAGCGTGAAGCCTGCCAAGGTAGAAGAATTCAAATTAAATTAAGTATGTGTACAGCCAAAACATGTTAGATTTGACTACACAAAAAGGTCAAGTAAACAATGCAAACTAATCGTGGAGATGCACAAGGACATTGATAAGATCAGTCAAAAAAGAACAATGCCACCAGTGATAACAAGGATGTAGACAAACAAATTGAATGAAATCACAGGAACCTAAAAGATTAACAGTTGGAACTTAAAGATTAACAGTAGGAACCTAAAGGCTTAGCAGGACATCTATAAGATCAGTCAAGAACAATACAAGTAGGTAGATTAATGAAGTATCACAGGAACCTAAAGCGTTAATAAAAGGTCTGATAAGTATTCAGAATAACCCCCCCTGCAACTCTCATCCACGAGAGGGCAAAACAAAAATCCAGAGGTGCTCAAGCCTACATCAAGTCAGAACCATACTAATTCAGATGTGTGTTATTGGGATCCCATTATAGCTGGCTGGCTTAAGATAAATCTGGATGTGAGTTTCAATAGTCATTCTGCCAAGGAAGTTTCGTGTCATGATAAGAGACTAACTGGGATAACTTTTTCTGTCACAGTGGAAGTTTCTGGGTGCAGTTGAAGCAGAATGCCTAACTGATTTTTGTTTAGAGGGATCTATGTGGCTGCTTAGTGGACCCAGCATCAGGTAATCTTGGGCCCTTGGCAAACAGATTGTCTACCGGTTGTTCTGTCTCTTTTTCAATCTATTGGTGAGGATAGATCTTATGTTCATGATATCATCAAGGATATTTGTGCGATCATGGCTGCTCTTGCGGATTCAAGAATCATAAAAGTTCATCACCAGACCAATTAGGCAAGAGGCGGTTGGGCTGTGGTTTTTTACATGGGTTGGCTTCGACCTGCCTATCAGATAACATAAGATTGTAATAACATTGATCACTGAATGTATCCCTCCTTTAAAAGAAAAACATCTTCTAGAGGTATGGTAAATTCTTGGTGAGTTCCTCTTCTAACATATAGGCAGTCTTGCATTTCTATGAGGGATAGTAGAGATTATGTGTCAATACGCAGAATTGTCACTGACACCTAGAAAGATATGTACAACAAGCTAATCTTTCCCTACATATAACGACCTAGTGATATACAGTAATTTTTTAAAACTGAGGAGAAGGGTGCTATCACGAGAAATGTGTTCATTACAGTTTATAGGTCTGGTGACAGAAAACTATTTCTGACCTTTTACATTGAACGCAGTGATGAGGTTGACTAGCTAGAACCCCTTTTCGGTCACAATGATGAGGTATACTAAGCACTAATATGGGTTACAGCTAGTTGACAACTGACACCGTGTGGACCATGATGTGAGTATACTAAGCACTCATATGAGTATTACCAAGGACTTCCATGACATTATTACCCCAAAGACATACTGGAAAACTAAAACTGCACTGTTTAAGCCTCTGATCACATAAAAGCAGCTACCTCCCTTAACAAATTCACGTCATTATCAGTTTTGGGATATTGTTGCATAAATAGCTCTAAGATCAAGTTAATAGATCTATTTAGAATGTAGTGTGTGCATAATACTCCTGACTGAGGTGCCACTGATTACAGGGAAAGAAATTCTTGTTTCTTTGTTTCTGCATTCCGTTCAACCTATAACCACATCTTGTCCTACGAATTCATACCATCCTTGTGAATTTGTGATACACTACTCCAGAATTGAATACTCGCATCCTTGTTTACCAACAGTAGAGGGGCACACCACAGGTACCCATTAGTCCAGTACCCACCACAACTACAACTCCACGGGCATTGCTGATGGGAGCTAAGCCGATTTCAACTTGGCAGGCAAAATTAACACACAGTTCATGCATCATTGCTGGAAGTAAATCAACTTCAACATAGAAATTCAACTCAGGAGACAAACAAGGCAGGTTGAAATGCACAATTGACAGCAGTTCCCCCTCCACcagacagaggaaacggacctggcGTGGATGAGCTTGACGCTGGTCTTCATCCCGGGCCTGGACCAGTTGTAGGCGATGGATCCCGCGATCCCCGTGAGCCACAGCGTCCCTGCAAAACCCACACAACAAAAAAGGGGATCAGATTCAATTCAATTCAATCACACAGCAAGGAACGACACGAAAAGAAAGAGGAGAAGCCCCGGCGGCGGGAGGGGGAGCTCCCCGCGGCGCACCTACGGCCCGCAGCTTGTGGTCCACGACCCACCCCCTCATCGCCTGCAGcgtccccttctcctccgccattccTTCCGCCGAAAGGGATTCGAAAGCTTGTGCTATCAGATCGAGCTCTCCGGTTCCAATCTGTCTGCGCGTGTGCTTCTGCGACGGTGGgctgggtggggtggggtggggtggggggaggaGGAGTAGAAGTAGAGGCGAAAAGGGTTTGGGGCTCTGTGGGTGGGGGCGGGCGGGGCAGGGGAAATGAGTCTGTTGCCGGCACGATACCGCGGTCCGCTGTGGCCGGTGGAGGCTGCGCCGCCACCAACGTGGCTCGTGGTTTTCGGCGTCTTCGTGGCGGAACCGGGAGCGGGACCGGATGCCGTGCGGGGGAATGGCGTGTGCCCTCTCCTGTGGTTGCTGATGGCACATCGTTCGTCCAAAAATCAGATTTTAGATTTTAAGTAGTTCTGTGCCAGATTTTTTTGAAACTGAGAATCTATTATAAGAGCTATAAAAGCACctcaaaaataataaaattgtactTAGATCCCTAGTCTGCTGAATTATCACTACCGCCGCTAGAATGAGCCGCCGACACGACGATGTCGATGCTCCCCTACCGGAGCcagcttgaccttgtcgatgacaattGGAAAGTTTCCATGCACGTGGCCCTAAAGACCAGCGCCTTGAAGTTGTGGTCGTCGTTATTGAACCCTTGAATGGATTTGAAGCACCTGACACCAAATCTCGTTGTTGCACATGCACGAAGAGAAACCCTAACATGGCCGCCTGAAGGAGACGACGAAATCTACGACGAAGCTCCGTCGACTACGTCTAGATGGACAAACTCAAGGAGAATCGGAACACAGAAGACAAACTTTAAGAAGAAGCGCTGCCATCCACCCGGACACCGCATCCTGCGAGGACGAAAAAaaacctaacctaaactactagccGGAGCGGAGGCATCGGAATTCCACTCCCTGACACCAGCCGCCGGAGCGGCAGGCAGATGGGGACAATCCACGGGCTCGCCTGTGAAACCTAGAGGGGACGAGTTTGTCCTAGCCGCCGAGGGAAAGGGAAGAAAATGTCTATTTAGTTTATGCCACTACCAACTTCATGATTTGTCGTATTTGCAAAGAAAGACTTACCCACAAAAATACTGATGCAAAAACAGGGTGATTACATATATGTCATCGTTTGTCATAATGGCGTTTCTTGATGTATTCAATTGTTGCATTGGATATTTCCATAGATTTTGCAATGGCATGCGTTTTTGTAGTTCTTTTTATGAGAGAATATTTAATATCTTTCATGTGTCATTTACAGGAAGTAAAATGTCTTTGGTAACACACAAAAAACACAGGTCTTAAGTATTAtcgaatttatttatttttgcgtgGATGACATTGTCATATTTTGAGAAGGTATATTTGTGAAAAACAAGACGTGTACACAAATCATACCTTCCATTGTTTTGTGTAATGGTTGTTGCTTGCATGGATTTTTTTTGACAAGCTAGCCGAGAAGGAAGGACgtggtagtttttttttttttgttaGCAAAGGATAGTTGTCTCAATTTATTAGTTAAGTTCAAAAATTTAAGGTTAGTTAAATAGAGATCCAGTGAATAAAGAGATTATGACACCCTCATCAATAGAGCAATATTCCCATGCCATCAACATGTATTAGAGATACGCCCTGCTAAGGAGATCCATTTGGGTTGATGCCCACAAAGATCATCTTTTATGACCCATTGCTCCCAATCAGCATCCCCGATTTCATGATGGAAGATTATTAGCATTTGTTTTGGTTATGTGACTCGTAGTTGCGATTTTCTCTATTTGTAACCAGTCGACGGGGGCGCTTCTGTGATGCTGGGAACATATGTTGGGGATTCGCAGCAATGGTGTATGGGGTGCATTTGTCAGACTATTGTGTTGCTTCATGATTGGGAGTGGTACGCGTGTCATGTTGGGCAAATAAGGTTCTTCCGCCCCAGCTCAGTTTCGGTGGTGCCTCTAGCACCGTCGGTGGGTGTGTGGAgatgtgtctccggcagatctatcttcGATGGATTTGCTCGGATGATTTGTTCGTTGTTCGTCTACgctcgtgtgtcttcaggttggattctTTCGATCTATGCTACTCTTCATCGGCAATGGTTTGTGTTCTGGTGTGCTAGTCCTATGGGGACATAGCACGACGATTTTTCGACTGTCTACTATGATAGGTTTTGCCCGGCTCCGGTGGGGGGTGGGGGACATGGAGACGCGTCTACAAATCTGAATGTGATTTTTATTATTTATGATGTTCATTGCATTGTTATGATTGAAAATAAATAGATCAaaagtttttttgaaaaaaaacacaTATGCTACCACATAGGTAAGCGCACAACAGATCGAAGAACGGCGGCGGCTCCCAACATTCCCGAGCAGCACTAGCAGCTACCCATGGGCAGGCCGCAGGCGACGACCCATTGCTTCACCTGGAGCAACCGGGATTAATAAAGGCAAAagcagacagtggttttggaatcctTGGCCGAAACCGCGGCCACGCTTCCTGCGAGCCAGCCAGCCAATGAGCCTCCCGGTTTCGCGATGCACGGCTCACGGCTGTTTGATttgcaagaaaaagaaaaatcgcAGTGCGGTCGTTCACGCGCACGGACGCACCCACCCCCACCCGTACCCCGGCGGCCAGCGGCACATGGAACCTGGCACCTACCGGCGGCTACGGCTGCTTCCGCCTGGTCGCCGAGCTGCTGTCCCAAGTAGTAGCAGCCAGCCCTTCCTTGTCACTGCAAATTTTAACTCACCTAATTTAAGATTTGTGTGAAGTAGCTTGGACCTGGTCCAAAAGACCAAAATCACAAGGCTACAAATACAAGGGTTTAGGACACatctaggcctcctttggtttagaggaatttcataggaattctagaggataggatttttttttttagatccctttggttcataggaatggatttctattcctacataggattggttcctatcctccacatttcataagaaaataaaaaagagcctagactcaatggaaaaattcctttgatgtcaaccaaatgacatcttgtttcctattcctactcataggatttgagatatatgtcatctcatttcctacaagattcctattcctatgataatcctatcctatgaaccaaaagaggccgatGTGTCATAGTTATTGTACATATAAAAGCAATTTTAAtgaggcgacccatttcgtccgtctgcgtccgtttgggtcggcacgtACAAAAAAGACTGCCCAACGAAGAGACCCATTTTCATTTTGCGTCTGCCTGGTGTCCGCGCGGACCCATTTTTGTCTCAAATTTAGGTTACATTTGGGTCGGCGGCGCACACAAAACGGACGTTTTCTCTGCACTCCTCGTCCACTTCTGCCCACTGCATGTGTCGCGTGGCCCACATGCCATCCAACCACCCATCCCATCTCTCTCCTCAtttcctctctctcttctcccacccacccaccctactCCAGACCACCAACGTCGTGCCAGGACAGCGTCGGAGAAGGGCCGGAGCCGGGGCAGTGCCGACACCGGTGAGCGCCGCGAcctcctccttggcgagctcctcgTCGATGCGCGGTCTCCTCTTTGGCTGCAGCTCGCCGGTGAACAGAGCTCCCGCGTGCAGCGACGAGCACGCGTATAGGGCATGCCATGCGTGCATGTACATGCacaaggaggagagagagagagaatgccatGCGTGCATGTACATGTCTAGCTACCCATGCGTGCTTGTACCAAGGTTTTGGATTCCGAATGGAAGAATTTTCGcgcgtgtgtggggggggggacatATTTCGGACGAAATTTAAAactgaattttgaattcaaattcttttaaaTCAGATATAGATAATTTTTGAACCTATATAGAGCACAAAGTTGATAGTATCGCAGTGGAACGTCGTGCTTGTCTTAGCGAGGAGGTCTTGAGTTGATAGTATCGCAGTGGTCTCGAGTAGGGAAGTAGAATGCTACCACCACGCCACATCAACGTTTTGTTATAATCTAGAGATACCGTGATATTGTAGGAAACATTGTacgtaaaaattcaaaaaattcggaATTTTTTGCTCGGCATATATCTTTTTCGTGGGGCAACGAGAAGCTTGGTAACCGCCCGGTATCCGTTTTTCTCGGCGGTATCCAAAACCATGGCTTGTACAAGCATATGTGGCGAGCTGCAGTTGCGGTGTGGCGCGGGAGCTCGCGACTACGGGGCGGCGAGCTGGCACGACCAGCTGCAATACGGGCGCCGCGAGCAGGGCGGCGAGCTCAAGGTGGGCGCGGGAGCTCGCCTCTGCGGGGCGAGCTGCTGCGGGGCATCGAGCTGACGCGGCGAGTTGCAGCACCGCGAGCGGGGCGACGAGCTGCGGGGCGGTGAGCAGGCGCGGCGAGCTCAGGGTGGCGAGCTNNNNNNNNNNNNNNNNNNNNNNNNNNNNNNNNNNNNNNNNNNNNNNNNNNNNNNNNNNNNNNNNNNNNNNNNNNNNNNNNNNNNNNNNNNNNNNNNNNNNNNNNNNNNNNNNNNNNNNNNNNNNNNNNNNNNNNNNNNNNNNNNNNNNNNNNNNNNNNNNNNNNNNNNNNNNNNNNNNNNNNNNNNNNNNNNNNNNNNNNNNNNNNNNNNNNNNNNNNNNNNNNNNNNNNNNNNNNNNNNNNNNNNNNNNNNNNNNNNNNNNNNNNNNNNNNNNNNNNNNNNNNNNNNNNNNNNNNNNNNNNNNNNNNNNNNNNNNNNNNNNNNNNNNNNNNNNNNNNNNNNNNNNNNNNNNNNNNNNNNNNNNNNNNNNNNNNNNNNNNNNNNNNNNNNNNNNNNNNNNNNNNNNNNNNNNNNNNNNNNNNNNNNNNNNNNNNNNNNNNNNNNNNNNNNNNNNNNNNNNNNNNNNNNNNNNNNNNNNNNNNNNNNNNNNNNNNNNNNNNGAAATTGGAGCGGCGGTGCGGAGCTCGCCCACCAGGTGTTCAACAGAATGCCGACGCGGACATGTCTAAAATACGTTTGCCCCCGCCGGGCACACAGGCCGACTCATTCAAAAAAGCGGACACAGACAGGCGGAAGGGCGACCCAAACGGATAAAAGACGGATAAAATCGATGTCCGTTTGGGTTGGCCCGTTGGAACTGCTCTAAGTGACTTAATcaaactaaaaacaaaaaaaaaaatgACAAAAGAAAATGTTCGCATGAATCTTCATGTAAAATTGATGATATAGGATTTAGATGTGTAATacttagggc
This window harbors:
- the LOC119353327 gene encoding uncharacterized protein LOC119353327 gives rise to the protein MAEEKGTLQAMRGWVVDHKLRAVGTLWLTGIAGSIAYNWSRPGMKTSVKLIHARLHAQALTLAALGCSALVEYYDHQSGSGSKVHDYAKQFLPSDRNAKKDSV